In Symphalangus syndactylus isolate Jambi chromosome 6, NHGRI_mSymSyn1-v2.1_pri, whole genome shotgun sequence, a genomic segment contains:
- the CNGA4 gene encoding cyclic nucleotide-gated channel alpha-4 isoform X1: MELSCCGKRGEGKQRQDSGFPLRHVPPPSPGISLEVFSWAGVSSGPGRQGRVLELDCLHPFSSASSGCVAKSLKDKEVTAGAQGQPPSGSQALVPNSRSPLPAERVGTSHTPAPDHRTMSRDTKVKTTESSPPAPSKARKSLPVLDPSGDYYYWWLNTMVFPVMYNLIILVCRACFPDLQHSYLVAWLVLDYTSDLLYLLDMVVRFHTGFLEQGILVVDKGRISSRYVRTWSFFLDLASLMPTDVVYVRLGPHTPTLRLNRFLRAPRLFEAFDRTETRTAYPNAFRIAKLMLYIFVVIHWNSCLYFALSRYLGFGRDTWVYPDPAQPGFERLRRQYLYSFYFSTLILTTVGDTPPPAREEEYLFMVGDFLLAVMGFATIMGSMSSVIYNMNTADAAFYPDHALVKKYMKLQHVNGKLERRVINWYQHLQINKKMTNEVAILQHLPERLRAEVAVSVHLSTLSRVQIFQNCEASLLEELVLKLQPQTYSPGEYVCRKGDIGREMYIIREGQLAVVADDGITQYAVLGAGLYFGEISIINIKGNMSGNRRTANIKSLGYSDLFCLSKEDLREVLSEYPQAQTIMEEKGREILLKMNKLDVNAEAAEIALQEATESRLRGLDQQLDDLQTKFARLLAELESSALKIAYRIERLEWQTREWPMPEDLAEADDEGEPEEGTSKDEEGRASQEGPPGPE; encoded by the exons ATGGAGCTCAGTTGCTGTGGAAAGAGGGGAGAAGGAAAACAGAGACAAGACTCAGGCTTCCCTCTGAGGCATGTACCCCCACCTTCTCCAGGGATCTCATTAGAGGTGTTTAGCTGGGCAGGTGTAAGCTCAggccctgggagacagggcagaGTGCTAGAGCTAGACTGTCTCCACCCCTTCAGTAGCGCTAGTTCTGGTTGTGTTGCTAAGAGCCTCAAAGACAAAGAAGTCACAGCCGGAGCCCAAGGGCAGCCTCCTTCAGGCAGTCAGGCACTAGTCCCCAACTCCAGAAGTCCCCTACCGGCAGAGAGGGTGGGGACATCTCACACCCCAGCACCAGACCACAGAACCATGAGCCGGGACACCAAAGTGAAGACAACAGAGTCCAGTCCCCCAGCCCCATCCAAGGCCAG GAAGTCGCTGCCTGTCCTGGACCCATCTGGGGATTACTACTACTGGTGGCTGAACACAATGGTCTTCCCAGTTATGTATAACCTCATCATCCTCGTGTGCAG AGCCTGCTTCCCCGACTTGCAGCACAGTTATCTGGTGGCCTGGTTGGTGCTGGACTACACGAGTGACCTGCTATACCTACTAGACATGGTGGTGCGCTTCCACACAG GATTCTTGGAACAGGGCATCCTGGTGGTGGACAAGGGTAGGATCTCGAGTCGCTACGTTCGCACCTGGAGTTTCTTCTTGGACCTGGCTTCCCTGATGCCCACAGACGTGGTCTACGTGCGGCTGGGCCCGCACACACCCACCCTGAGGCTGAACCGCTTTCTCCGCGCGCCCCGCCTCTTCGAGGCCTTCGACCGCACAGAGACCCGCACAGCTTACCCAAATGCCTTTCGCATTGCCAAGCTGATGCTTTACATTTTTGTCGTCATCCATTGGAACAGCTGCCTATACTTTGCCCTATCCCGGTACCTGGGTTTCGGGCGTGACACATGGGTGTACCCGGACCCCGCGCAGCCTGGCTTTGAGCGCCTGCGGCGCCAGTACCTCTATAGCTTTTACTTCTCCACGCTGATCTTGACTACAGTGGGCGATACACCGCCGCCAGCCAGGGAGGAGGAGTACCTCTTCATGGTGGGCGACTTCCTGCTGGCCGTCATGGGTTTCGCCACTATCATGGGTAGCATGAGCTCTGTCATCTACAACATGAACACTGCAGATGCGGCTTTCTACCCAGATCATGCACTGGTGAAGAAGTACATGAAGCTGCAGCACGTCAACGGCAAGCTGGAGCGGCGAGTTATTAACTG GTATCAGCACCTGCAGATCAACAAGAAGATGACCAACGAGGTAGCCATCTTACAGCACTTGCCTGAGCGGCTGCGGGCAGAAGTGGCTGTGTCTGTGCACCTGTCCACTCTGAGCCGGGTGCAGATCTTTCAGAACTGTGAGGCCAGCCTGCTGGAGGAGCTGGTGCTGAAGCTGCAGCCCCAGACCTACTCACCAGGCGAATATGTATGCCGCAAAGGGGACATTGGCCGAGAGATGTACATCATCCGAGAGGGTCAACTGGCCGTGGTGGCAGATGATGGTATCACACAGTATGCTGTGCTCGGTGCAGGGCTCTACTTTGGGGAGATCAGCATCATCAACATCAAAG GGAACATGTCTGGGAACCGCCGCACAGCCAATATCAAGAGCCTAGGTTATTCAGACCTATTCTGCCTGAGCAAGGAGGACCTGCGGGAGGTGCTGAGCGAGTATCCACAAGCACAGACCATCATGGAGGAGAAAGGACGTGAGATCCTGCTGAAAATGAACAAGTTGGATGTGAATGCTGAGGCAGCTGAGATTGCCCTGCAGGAGGCCACAGAGTCCCGGCTACGAGGCCTAGACCAGCAGCTGGATGATCTACAGACCAAGTTTGCTCGCCTCCTGGCTGAGCTGGAGTCCAGCGCACTTAAGATTGCTTACCGCATTGAACGGCTGGAGTGGCAGACTCGAGAGTGGCCGATGCCCGAGGACCTGGCTGAGGCTGATGACGAGGGTGAGCCTGAGGAGGGAACTTCCAAAGATGAAGAGGGCAGGGCCAGCCAGGAGGGACCCCCAGGTCCAGAGTGA
- the CNGA4 gene encoding cyclic nucleotide-gated channel alpha-4 isoform X3, translating into MELSCCGKRGEGKQRQDSGFPLRHVPPPSPGISLEVFSWAGVSSGPGRQGRVLELDCLHPFSSASSGCVAKSLKDKEVTAGAQGQPPSGSQALVPNSRSPLPAERVGTSHTPAPDHRTMSRDTKVKTTESSPPAPSKARKSLPVLDPSGDYYYWWLNTMVFPVMYNLIILVCRACFPDLQHSYLVAWLVLDYTSDLLYLLDMVVRFHTGFLEQGILVVDKGRISSRYVRTWSFFLDLASLMPTDVVYVRLGPHTPTLRLNRFLRAPRLFEAFDRTETRTAYPNAFRIAKLMLYIFVVIHWNSCLYFALSRYLGFGRDTWVYPDPAQPGFERLRRQYLYSFYFSTLILTTVGDTPPPAREEEYLFMVGDFLLAVMGFATIMGSMSSVIYNMNTADAAFYPDHALVKKYMKLQHVNGKLERRVINWYQHLQINKKMTNEVAILQHLPERLRAEVAVSVHLSTLSRVQIFQNCEASLLEELVLKLQPQTYSPGEYVCRKGDIGREMYIIREGQLAVVADDGITQYAVLGAGLYFGEISIINIKGNMSGNRRTANIKSLGYSDLFCLSKEDLREVLSEYPQAQTIMEEKGREILLKMNKLDVNAEAAEIALQEATESRLRGLDQQLDDLQTKFARLLAELESSALKIAYRIERLEWQTREWPMPEDLAEADDEATAGGQKNFTSY; encoded by the exons ATGGAGCTCAGTTGCTGTGGAAAGAGGGGAGAAGGAAAACAGAGACAAGACTCAGGCTTCCCTCTGAGGCATGTACCCCCACCTTCTCCAGGGATCTCATTAGAGGTGTTTAGCTGGGCAGGTGTAAGCTCAggccctgggagacagggcagaGTGCTAGAGCTAGACTGTCTCCACCCCTTCAGTAGCGCTAGTTCTGGTTGTGTTGCTAAGAGCCTCAAAGACAAAGAAGTCACAGCCGGAGCCCAAGGGCAGCCTCCTTCAGGCAGTCAGGCACTAGTCCCCAACTCCAGAAGTCCCCTACCGGCAGAGAGGGTGGGGACATCTCACACCCCAGCACCAGACCACAGAACCATGAGCCGGGACACCAAAGTGAAGACAACAGAGTCCAGTCCCCCAGCCCCATCCAAGGCCAG GAAGTCGCTGCCTGTCCTGGACCCATCTGGGGATTACTACTACTGGTGGCTGAACACAATGGTCTTCCCAGTTATGTATAACCTCATCATCCTCGTGTGCAG AGCCTGCTTCCCCGACTTGCAGCACAGTTATCTGGTGGCCTGGTTGGTGCTGGACTACACGAGTGACCTGCTATACCTACTAGACATGGTGGTGCGCTTCCACACAG GATTCTTGGAACAGGGCATCCTGGTGGTGGACAAGGGTAGGATCTCGAGTCGCTACGTTCGCACCTGGAGTTTCTTCTTGGACCTGGCTTCCCTGATGCCCACAGACGTGGTCTACGTGCGGCTGGGCCCGCACACACCCACCCTGAGGCTGAACCGCTTTCTCCGCGCGCCCCGCCTCTTCGAGGCCTTCGACCGCACAGAGACCCGCACAGCTTACCCAAATGCCTTTCGCATTGCCAAGCTGATGCTTTACATTTTTGTCGTCATCCATTGGAACAGCTGCCTATACTTTGCCCTATCCCGGTACCTGGGTTTCGGGCGTGACACATGGGTGTACCCGGACCCCGCGCAGCCTGGCTTTGAGCGCCTGCGGCGCCAGTACCTCTATAGCTTTTACTTCTCCACGCTGATCTTGACTACAGTGGGCGATACACCGCCGCCAGCCAGGGAGGAGGAGTACCTCTTCATGGTGGGCGACTTCCTGCTGGCCGTCATGGGTTTCGCCACTATCATGGGTAGCATGAGCTCTGTCATCTACAACATGAACACTGCAGATGCGGCTTTCTACCCAGATCATGCACTGGTGAAGAAGTACATGAAGCTGCAGCACGTCAACGGCAAGCTGGAGCGGCGAGTTATTAACTG GTATCAGCACCTGCAGATCAACAAGAAGATGACCAACGAGGTAGCCATCTTACAGCACTTGCCTGAGCGGCTGCGGGCAGAAGTGGCTGTGTCTGTGCACCTGTCCACTCTGAGCCGGGTGCAGATCTTTCAGAACTGTGAGGCCAGCCTGCTGGAGGAGCTGGTGCTGAAGCTGCAGCCCCAGACCTACTCACCAGGCGAATATGTATGCCGCAAAGGGGACATTGGCCGAGAGATGTACATCATCCGAGAGGGTCAACTGGCCGTGGTGGCAGATGATGGTATCACACAGTATGCTGTGCTCGGTGCAGGGCTCTACTTTGGGGAGATCAGCATCATCAACATCAAAG GGAACATGTCTGGGAACCGCCGCACAGCCAATATCAAGAGCCTAGGTTATTCAGACCTATTCTGCCTGAGCAAGGAGGACCTGCGGGAGGTGCTGAGCGAGTATCCACAAGCACAGACCATCATGGAGGAGAAAGGACGTGAGATCCTGCTGAAAATGAACAAGTTGGATGTGAATGCTGAGGCAGCTGAGATTGCCCTGCAGGAGGCCACAGAGTCCCGGCTACGAGGCCTAGACCAGCAGCTGGATGATCTACAGACCAAGTTTGCTCGCCTCCTGGCTGAGCTGGAGTCCAGCGCACTTAAGATTGCTTACCGCATTGAACGGCTGGAGTGGCAGACTCGAGAGTGGCCGATGCCCGAGGACCTGGCTGAGGCTGATGACGAGG
- the CNGA4 gene encoding cyclic nucleotide-gated channel alpha-4 isoform X2: MELSCCGKRGEGKQRQDSGFPLRHVPPPSPGISLEVFSWAGVSSGPGRQGRVLELDCLHPFSSASSGCVAKSLKDKEVTAGAQGQPPSGSQALVPNSRSPLPAERVGTSHTPAPDHRTMSRDTKVKTTESSPPAPSKARKSLPVLDPSGDYYYWWLNTMVFPVMYNLIILVCRACFPDLQHSYLVAWLVLDYTSDLLYLLDMVVRFHTGFLEQGILVVDKGRISSRYVRTWSFFLDLASLMPTDVVYVRLGPHTPTLRLNRFLRAPRLFEAFDRTETRTAYPNAFRIAKLMLYIFVVIHWNSCLYFALSRYLGFGRDTWVYPDPAQPGFERLRRQYLYSFYFSTLILTTVGDTPPPAREEEYLFMVGDFLLAVMGFATIMGSMSSVIYNMNTADAAFYPDHALVKKYMKLQHVNGKLERRVINWYQHLQINKKMTNEVAILQHLPERLRAEVAVSVHLSTLSRVQIFQNCEASLLEELVLKLQPQTYSPGEYVCRKGDIGREMYIIREGQLAVVADDGITQYAVLGAGLYFGEISIINIKGNMSGNRRTANIKSLGYSDLFCLSKEDLREVLSEYPQAQTIMEEKGREILLKMNKLDVNAEAAEIALQEATESRLRGLDQQLDDLQTKFARLLAELESSALKIAYRIERLEWQTREWPMPEDLAEADDEGDARRPGLQRHLHVP, encoded by the exons ATGGAGCTCAGTTGCTGTGGAAAGAGGGGAGAAGGAAAACAGAGACAAGACTCAGGCTTCCCTCTGAGGCATGTACCCCCACCTTCTCCAGGGATCTCATTAGAGGTGTTTAGCTGGGCAGGTGTAAGCTCAggccctgggagacagggcagaGTGCTAGAGCTAGACTGTCTCCACCCCTTCAGTAGCGCTAGTTCTGGTTGTGTTGCTAAGAGCCTCAAAGACAAAGAAGTCACAGCCGGAGCCCAAGGGCAGCCTCCTTCAGGCAGTCAGGCACTAGTCCCCAACTCCAGAAGTCCCCTACCGGCAGAGAGGGTGGGGACATCTCACACCCCAGCACCAGACCACAGAACCATGAGCCGGGACACCAAAGTGAAGACAACAGAGTCCAGTCCCCCAGCCCCATCCAAGGCCAG GAAGTCGCTGCCTGTCCTGGACCCATCTGGGGATTACTACTACTGGTGGCTGAACACAATGGTCTTCCCAGTTATGTATAACCTCATCATCCTCGTGTGCAG AGCCTGCTTCCCCGACTTGCAGCACAGTTATCTGGTGGCCTGGTTGGTGCTGGACTACACGAGTGACCTGCTATACCTACTAGACATGGTGGTGCGCTTCCACACAG GATTCTTGGAACAGGGCATCCTGGTGGTGGACAAGGGTAGGATCTCGAGTCGCTACGTTCGCACCTGGAGTTTCTTCTTGGACCTGGCTTCCCTGATGCCCACAGACGTGGTCTACGTGCGGCTGGGCCCGCACACACCCACCCTGAGGCTGAACCGCTTTCTCCGCGCGCCCCGCCTCTTCGAGGCCTTCGACCGCACAGAGACCCGCACAGCTTACCCAAATGCCTTTCGCATTGCCAAGCTGATGCTTTACATTTTTGTCGTCATCCATTGGAACAGCTGCCTATACTTTGCCCTATCCCGGTACCTGGGTTTCGGGCGTGACACATGGGTGTACCCGGACCCCGCGCAGCCTGGCTTTGAGCGCCTGCGGCGCCAGTACCTCTATAGCTTTTACTTCTCCACGCTGATCTTGACTACAGTGGGCGATACACCGCCGCCAGCCAGGGAGGAGGAGTACCTCTTCATGGTGGGCGACTTCCTGCTGGCCGTCATGGGTTTCGCCACTATCATGGGTAGCATGAGCTCTGTCATCTACAACATGAACACTGCAGATGCGGCTTTCTACCCAGATCATGCACTGGTGAAGAAGTACATGAAGCTGCAGCACGTCAACGGCAAGCTGGAGCGGCGAGTTATTAACTG GTATCAGCACCTGCAGATCAACAAGAAGATGACCAACGAGGTAGCCATCTTACAGCACTTGCCTGAGCGGCTGCGGGCAGAAGTGGCTGTGTCTGTGCACCTGTCCACTCTGAGCCGGGTGCAGATCTTTCAGAACTGTGAGGCCAGCCTGCTGGAGGAGCTGGTGCTGAAGCTGCAGCCCCAGACCTACTCACCAGGCGAATATGTATGCCGCAAAGGGGACATTGGCCGAGAGATGTACATCATCCGAGAGGGTCAACTGGCCGTGGTGGCAGATGATGGTATCACACAGTATGCTGTGCTCGGTGCAGGGCTCTACTTTGGGGAGATCAGCATCATCAACATCAAAG GGAACATGTCTGGGAACCGCCGCACAGCCAATATCAAGAGCCTAGGTTATTCAGACCTATTCTGCCTGAGCAAGGAGGACCTGCGGGAGGTGCTGAGCGAGTATCCACAAGCACAGACCATCATGGAGGAGAAAGGACGTGAGATCCTGCTGAAAATGAACAAGTTGGATGTGAATGCTGAGGCAGCTGAGATTGCCCTGCAGGAGGCCACAGAGTCCCGGCTACGAGGCCTAGACCAGCAGCTGGATGATCTACAGACCAAGTTTGCTCGCCTCCTGGCTGAGCTGGAGTCCAGCGCACTTAAGATTGCTTACCGCATTGAACGGCTGGAGTGGCAGACTCGAGAGTGGCCGATGCCCGAGGACCTGGCTGAGGCTGATGACGAGG
- the CNGA4 gene encoding cyclic nucleotide-gated channel alpha-4 isoform X4, translating to MELSCCGKRGEGKQRQDSGFPLRHVPPPSPGISLEVFSWAGVSSGPGRQGRVLELDCLHPFSSASSGCVAKSLKDKEVTAGAQGQPPSGSQALVPNSRSPLPAERVGTSHTPAPDHRTMSRDTKVKTTESSPPAPSKARKSLPVLDPSGDYYYWWLNTMVFPVMYNLIILVCRACFPDLQHSYLVAWLVLDYTSDLLYLLDMVVRFHTGFLEQGILVVDKGRISSRYVRTWSFFLDLASLMPTDVVYVRLGPHTPTLRLNRFLRAPRLFEAFDRTETRTAYPNAFRIAKLMLYIFVVIHWNSCLYFALSRYLGFGRDTWVYPDPAQPGFERLRRQYLYSFYFSTLILTTVGDTPPPAREEEYLFMVGDFLLAVMGFATIMGSMSSVIYNMNTADAAFYPDHALVKKYMKLQHVNGKLERRVINWYQHLQINKKMTNEVAILQHLPERLRAEVAVSVHLSTLSRVQIFQNCEASLLEELVLKLQPQTYSPGEYVCRKGDIGREMYIIREGQLAVVADDGITQYAVLGAGLYFGEISIINIKGNMSGNRRTANIKSLGYSDLFCLSKEDLREVLSEYPQAQTIMEEKGREILLKMNKLDVNAEAAEIALQEATESRLRGLDQQLDDLQTKFARLLAELESSALKIAYRIERLEWQTREWPMPEDLAEADDEGM from the exons ATGGAGCTCAGTTGCTGTGGAAAGAGGGGAGAAGGAAAACAGAGACAAGACTCAGGCTTCCCTCTGAGGCATGTACCCCCACCTTCTCCAGGGATCTCATTAGAGGTGTTTAGCTGGGCAGGTGTAAGCTCAggccctgggagacagggcagaGTGCTAGAGCTAGACTGTCTCCACCCCTTCAGTAGCGCTAGTTCTGGTTGTGTTGCTAAGAGCCTCAAAGACAAAGAAGTCACAGCCGGAGCCCAAGGGCAGCCTCCTTCAGGCAGTCAGGCACTAGTCCCCAACTCCAGAAGTCCCCTACCGGCAGAGAGGGTGGGGACATCTCACACCCCAGCACCAGACCACAGAACCATGAGCCGGGACACCAAAGTGAAGACAACAGAGTCCAGTCCCCCAGCCCCATCCAAGGCCAG GAAGTCGCTGCCTGTCCTGGACCCATCTGGGGATTACTACTACTGGTGGCTGAACACAATGGTCTTCCCAGTTATGTATAACCTCATCATCCTCGTGTGCAG AGCCTGCTTCCCCGACTTGCAGCACAGTTATCTGGTGGCCTGGTTGGTGCTGGACTACACGAGTGACCTGCTATACCTACTAGACATGGTGGTGCGCTTCCACACAG GATTCTTGGAACAGGGCATCCTGGTGGTGGACAAGGGTAGGATCTCGAGTCGCTACGTTCGCACCTGGAGTTTCTTCTTGGACCTGGCTTCCCTGATGCCCACAGACGTGGTCTACGTGCGGCTGGGCCCGCACACACCCACCCTGAGGCTGAACCGCTTTCTCCGCGCGCCCCGCCTCTTCGAGGCCTTCGACCGCACAGAGACCCGCACAGCTTACCCAAATGCCTTTCGCATTGCCAAGCTGATGCTTTACATTTTTGTCGTCATCCATTGGAACAGCTGCCTATACTTTGCCCTATCCCGGTACCTGGGTTTCGGGCGTGACACATGGGTGTACCCGGACCCCGCGCAGCCTGGCTTTGAGCGCCTGCGGCGCCAGTACCTCTATAGCTTTTACTTCTCCACGCTGATCTTGACTACAGTGGGCGATACACCGCCGCCAGCCAGGGAGGAGGAGTACCTCTTCATGGTGGGCGACTTCCTGCTGGCCGTCATGGGTTTCGCCACTATCATGGGTAGCATGAGCTCTGTCATCTACAACATGAACACTGCAGATGCGGCTTTCTACCCAGATCATGCACTGGTGAAGAAGTACATGAAGCTGCAGCACGTCAACGGCAAGCTGGAGCGGCGAGTTATTAACTG GTATCAGCACCTGCAGATCAACAAGAAGATGACCAACGAGGTAGCCATCTTACAGCACTTGCCTGAGCGGCTGCGGGCAGAAGTGGCTGTGTCTGTGCACCTGTCCACTCTGAGCCGGGTGCAGATCTTTCAGAACTGTGAGGCCAGCCTGCTGGAGGAGCTGGTGCTGAAGCTGCAGCCCCAGACCTACTCACCAGGCGAATATGTATGCCGCAAAGGGGACATTGGCCGAGAGATGTACATCATCCGAGAGGGTCAACTGGCCGTGGTGGCAGATGATGGTATCACACAGTATGCTGTGCTCGGTGCAGGGCTCTACTTTGGGGAGATCAGCATCATCAACATCAAAG GGAACATGTCTGGGAACCGCCGCACAGCCAATATCAAGAGCCTAGGTTATTCAGACCTATTCTGCCTGAGCAAGGAGGACCTGCGGGAGGTGCTGAGCGAGTATCCACAAGCACAGACCATCATGGAGGAGAAAGGACGTGAGATCCTGCTGAAAATGAACAAGTTGGATGTGAATGCTGAGGCAGCTGAGATTGCCCTGCAGGAGGCCACAGAGTCCCGGCTACGAGGCCTAGACCAGCAGCTGGATGATCTACAGACCAAGTTTGCTCGCCTCCTGGCTGAGCTGGAGTCCAGCGCACTTAAGATTGCTTACCGCATTGAACGGCTGGAGTGGCAGACTCGAGAGTGGCCGATGCCCGAGGACCTGGCTGAGGCTGATGACGAGG